A part of Pieris napi chromosome 9, ilPieNapi1.2, whole genome shotgun sequence genomic DNA contains:
- the LOC125052219 gene encoding lipase member H-like isoform X2, producing MIYRLFVIFIYFNYAQSASLWVYKSKDTYMSIPLTSPLGLLNTSFNVSFDSVFYAFGFNGSPDGDTTKSFTHAYMELKENIDVNYVLLNWEKEASSKDAGPIIQYPTIAIKNVKIIGEQLGDALLELSKHGLDLDKVHLIGHSLGAHLIGATGKQLKKKKKIVGRITGLDPAGPLYNKPTLLKGLNKNDAVFVVAIHTNPQLYGTSNNVGHIDIWPNCDLKLQPGCPNKFLDGCSHGRAPLYYSEAINSPKAFPSVQADSCDNWKTKKGSNDTHPIIYLGENIDRKSRGYFYMRTNTMSPFGKGLDGIEA from the exons ATGATTTATCGCCTGTTTGTGATATTTATCT ACTTCAATTATGCACAGTCAGCAAGTTTGTGGGTTTACAAAAg CAAAGACACTTACATGTCAATACCCCTTACATCGCCGCTAGGCCTACTGAATACATCGTTTAATGTGTCGTTTGATTCTGTATTTTACGCATTTGGATTTAATGGTTCACCTGATGGAGACACAACTAAATCTTTTACACATGCATATATGGAACTCAAAGAGAACATTGATGTGAATTATGTACTTCTTAATTGGGAAAAGGAAGCGAGTAGTAAAGACGCAGGGCCCATAATTCAGTATCCAACAATAGCCATCAAAAATGTTAAGata ATTGGAGAACAATTAGGAGACGCCCTTTTAGAATTATCGAAACATGGACTTGATTTAGATAAAGTGCATTTGATAGGGCATTCTCTTGGAGCTCATCTAATAGGCGCCACTGGTAAACaactaaaaaagaaaaagaaaatcgTTGGAAG AATTACAGGATTAGATCCCGCTGGACCTCTGTACAATAAGCCTACTTTACTAAAAGGATTAAATAAGAACGATGCCGTGTTTGTAGTAGCCATACATACAAACCCCCAACTGTATGGTACTTCAAACAATGTCGGGCATATTGATATATGGCCTAACTGTGACCTGAAACTTCAACCTGGATGTCCGAATAAGTTTTTAG ACGGTTGCAGTCACGGCCGGGCCCCGCTTTATTACTCTGAGGCTATCAACTCCCCGAAAGCATTTCCATCTGTTCAGGCCGATAGTTGCGACAATTGGAAAACCAAAAAAGGATCCAACGACACACATCCGATTATATACTTGGGCGAGAATATAGACAGGAA ATCAAGAGGATACTTCTACATGAGAACAAACACGATGTCTCCGTTTGGCAAAGGACTTGATGGGATTGAAGCTTAG
- the LOC125052219 gene encoding lipase member H-like isoform X3, whose amino-acid sequence MIYRLFVIFIYFNYAQSASLWVYKSKDTYMSIPLTSPLGLLNTSFNVSFDSVFYAFGFNGSPDGDTTKSFTHAYMELKENIDVNYVLLNWEKEASSKDAGPIIQYPTIAIKNVKIIGEQLGDALLELSKHGLDLDKVHLIGHSLGAHLIGATGKQLKKKKKIVGRITGLDPAGPLYNKPTLLKGLNKNDAVFVVAIHTNPQLYGTSNNVGHIDIWPNCDLKLQPGCPNKFLDLCSHNRAPNFYCEAINSPKAFPSVQADSCSDWKTKKGSNNTHPIIYMGENIDRKSRGYFYMRTNKLSPFGKGLEGIEA is encoded by the exons ATGATTTATCGCCTGTTTGTGATATTTATCT ACTTCAATTATGCACAGTCAGCAAGTTTGTGGGTTTACAAAAg CAAAGACACTTACATGTCAATACCCCTTACATCGCCGCTAGGCCTACTGAATACATCGTTTAATGTGTCGTTTGATTCTGTATTTTACGCATTTGGATTTAATGGTTCACCTGATGGAGACACAACTAAATCTTTTACACATGCATATATGGAACTCAAAGAGAACATTGATGTGAATTATGTACTTCTTAATTGGGAAAAGGAAGCGAGTAGTAAAGACGCAGGGCCCATAATTCAGTATCCAACAATAGCCATCAAAAATGTTAAGata ATTGGAGAACAATTAGGAGACGCCCTTTTAGAATTATCGAAACATGGACTTGATTTAGATAAAGTGCATTTGATAGGGCATTCTCTTGGAGCTCATCTAATAGGCGCCACTGGTAAACaactaaaaaagaaaaagaaaatcgTTGGAAG AATTACAGGATTAGATCCCGCTGGACCTCTGTACAATAAGCCTACTTTACTAAAAGGATTAAATAAGAACGATGCCGTGTTTGTAGTAGCCATACATACAAACCCCCAACTGTATGGTACTTCAAACAATGTCGGGCATATTGATATATGGCCTAACTGTGACCTGAAACTTCAACCTGGATGTCCGAATAAGTTTTTAG ACCTTTGCAGTCACAACCGTGCCCCGAATTTTTACTGTGAAGCCATCAACTCCCCGAAAGCATTTCCATCTGTTCAGGCCGATAGTTGTAGCGATTGGAAAACCAAAAAAGGATCCAATAACACACATCCGATTATATACATGGGAGAGAATATAGACAGGAA atCAAGAGGATACTTTTACATGAGAACAAACAAGTTGTCTCCGTTTGGCAAAGGACTTGAAGGGATTGAAGCTTAG
- the LOC125052219 gene encoding phospholipase A1-like isoform X1, with product MIYRLFVIFIYFNYAHSASLWVYKSKDNYISIPLTSPLGLLNTSFNVTFDSVFYAFGFNSSPSSLPTIAITRAYMELKDNTDVNYVLLNWEKEATSKVAGPIIQYPTTGIKNAKKIGEQLGVVLLELSKHGLDLDKVHLIGHSLGSHLLSATGKKLQKKKKIVGRITGLDPAGPLYNKPTLLKGLNKDDAVFVVAIHTNPQLYGTSNNVGHIDIWPNCDLKLQPGCPHKFLDGCSHGRAPLYYSEAINSPKAFPSVQADSCDNWKTKKGSNDTHPIIYLGENIDRKSRGYFYMRTNTMSPFGKGLDGIEA from the exons ATGATTTATCGCCTGTTTGTGATATTTATCT aCTTCAACTATGCACACTCAGCAAGTTTGTGGGTTTacaaaag CAAAGACAATTACATATCAATACCGCTTACGTCGCCTCTGGGCCTACTGAATACATCTTTTAATGTGACGTTTGATTCTGTATTTTATGCATTTGGATTTAATAGTTCGCCTAGTAGTCTCCCAACTATAGCTATTACACGTGCATATATGGAACTCAAAGATAACACTGATGTGAATTATGTACTTCTGAATTGGGAAAAAGAAGCTACTAGTAAAGTCGCAGGGCCCATAATTCAGTATCCAACAACGGGCATCAAAAATGCTAAGaaa ATTGGAGAACAATTAGGAGTCGTCCTTTTGGAATTATCGAAACATGGACTTGATTTAGATAAAGTGCATTTGATAGGGCATTCTCTTGGATCTCATCTATTAAGCGCCACTGGTAAAAAACTacagaagaaaaagaaaatcgTGGGAAG AATTACAGGATTAGATCCCGCTGGACCTCTGTACAATAAGCCTACTTTACTAAAAGGATTAAATAAAGACGATGCCGTGTTTGTAGTAGCCATACATACAAACCCCCAACTTTATGGTACATCAAACAATGTCGGGCATATTGATATATGGCCCAACTGTGACCTGAAACTTCAACCTGGATGTCCTCATAAGTTTTTAG ACGGTTGCAGTCACGGCCGGGCCCCGCTTTATTACTCTGAGGCTATCAACTCCCCGAAAGCATTTCCATCTGTTCAGGCCGATAGTTGCGACAATTGGAAAACCAAAAAAGGATCCAACGACACACATCCGATTATATACTTGGGCGAGAATATAGACAGGAA ATCAAGAGGATACTTCTACATGAGAACAAACACGATGTCTCCGTTTGGCAAAGGACTTGATGGGATTGAAGCTTAG
- the LOC125052222 gene encoding phospholipase A1 member A-like, whose amino-acid sequence MGHAGKQTTKQQKPVGRITGLDPAGPLYDSPTLLHPLRETDAIFVVGIHSDPVVYGTSENVGHVDVWLNCGMRHQPGCRENSLELCSHARAAYCYAESINSIQAFPAAKSTSCGDWKAKKNINDEDEIIYMGENIDRNATGIFYLRTNSARPFGKGLDGIQYS is encoded by the exons ATGGGTCACGCTGGTAAGCAAACGACAAAACAACAAAAACCCGTTGGAAG AATCACCGGTTTAGACCCAGCAGGGCCCCTATATGATAGTCCTACATTACTACATCCGTTACGAGAGACTGATGCTATTTTTGTAGTAGGTATCCATAGTGACCCTGTCGTATATGGTACATCAGAAAATGTCGGGCATGTTGACGTTTGGCTTAATTGTGGCATGAGACATCAACCAGGCTGTCGTGAGAACTCTTTAG AGCTATGCAGTCACGCCCGTGCGGCTTATTGCTACGCAGAGTCAATAAACTCCATACAAGCTTTTCCAGCTGCTAAGTCTACGAGCTGCGGTGACTGGAAAGCTAAGAAAAATATCAACGATGAAGATGAGATTATATATATGGGAGAGAATATTGATAGAAA CGCAACAGGGATCTTTTATTTGAGAACAAACTCAGCTCGTCCTTTTGGAAAAGGCCTCGATGGAATTCAATATTCTTAA